A single genomic interval of Camelina sativa cultivar DH55 chromosome 11, Cs, whole genome shotgun sequence harbors:
- the LOC104721575 gene encoding probable indole-3-pyruvate monooxygenase YUCCA1, with product MESHPRNQTDQSKQIILVHGPIIIGAGPSGLATSACLSSCGVPSLILERSDSIASLWKSKTYDRLKLHLPKHFCRLPLLDFPENFPKYPSKNEFLAYLESYASHFRIVPRFKADVQNASFDSSPGFWRVKTLDNTEYLSKWLVVATGENADPYLPEIPGIKTFSGGKIVHASEYKSGEEFRRQKVLVVGCGNSGMEISLDLVRHNASPHLVVRNTVHVLPREILGLSTFGVGMTLLKCLPLRLVDKFLLLMANLSFGNTDRLGLRRPKMGPLELKNVTGKSPVLDVGAMALIRSGKIQIMEGVKEITKNGAKFMDGQEKGFDSIIFATGYKSNVPTWLQGSDFFTEEGMPKTPFPNGWRGGKGLYTVGFTRRGLLGTASDAIKIAGEIGDQWRDDIMGPIRNMCSSHFVFFSNS from the exons atggaGTCTCATCCTCGCAACCAAACCGATCAGTCCAAGCAGATCATCCTCGTACACGGTCCCATCATCATCGGAGCAGGCCCTTCCGGTCTTGCCACGTCAGCATGTCTCTCAAGCTGTGGAGTCCCTTCTTTGATCCTAGAGCGTTCCGATTCAATAGCATCTCTATGGAAATCTAAAACATACGACCGGCTCAAACTTCATCTCCCAAAACATTTTTGCCGGTTACCCCTCTTGGATTTCCCTGAAAATTTCCCAAAATACCCTTCCAAAAACGAGTTCTTGGCCTACCTTGAGTCCTACGCTTCCCACTTCCGCATCGTCCCGAGGTTCAAAGCGGACGTCCAAAACGCATCATTCGATTCCTCTCCCGGTTTCTGGAGAGTAAAGACTCTTGATAACACGGAGTATCTCTCAAAATGGCTTGTGGTGGCCACCGGTGAGAACGCAGATCCATACCTCCCGGAGATTCCAGGTATAAAGACGTTTTCCGGCGGGAAAATCGTTCACGCAAGTGAATACAAAAGCGGCGAAGAGTTCCGGCGACAGAAAGTTTTGGTTGTCGGATGTGGAAATTCAGGCATGGAAATTAGTTTAGACCTCGTCCGACATAACGCCTCTCCTCATCTTGTTGTCCGAAACACC GTTCATGTGTTGCCAAGGGAGATACTTGGGCTATCAACATTTGGAGTTGGGATGACGCTTCTCAAATGCTTACCCTTAAGGCTCGTTGACAAGTTCTTGTTATTGATGGCCAATCTTTCGTTTGGAAATACCGACCGGTTAGGTCTTCGCCGGCCGAAAATGGGTCCGCTTGAGCTAAAAAATGTCACCGGAAAAAGTCCGGTTCTCGACGTTGGAGCTATGGCACTCATCAGATCTGGCAAGATTCAG ataatggAAGGTGTAAAGGAAATCACAAAAAATGGAGCAAAGTTTATGGATGGTCAAGAAAAGGGCTTTGACTCCATCATATTTGCCACTGGCTACAAAAGCAACGTACCTACTTGGCTTCAG GGAAGTGATTTTTTCACCGAAGAAGGGATGCCGAAAACACCGTTTCCTAACGGCTGGAGAGGAGGGAAAGGATTGTACACAGTTGGGTTTACGAGGAGAGGACTCCTTGGGACGGCGTCAGACGCCATTAAGATCGCTGGCGAAATTGGTGACCAGTGGAGAGACGATATCATGGGGCCTATCCGGAATATGTGCAGTTCCCATTTTGTCTTTTTCTCTAATtcctaa